From Bacteroidota bacterium:
GGGAAGCCCCCGTACTGGTACAGCGCCTCTGCGGCATATGCCCCGTAAGTCATCATTTGGCTGCAGCCAAAGCACTTGACGTAATTGTTGGCGCCGGAACCGGCGACGGACTCACTCCTACCGGCGAAAAAATGCGCCGCCTGATGCACTATGGACAAATGTTCCAGAGCCATGCACTGCATTTCTTCCACCTTGCATCACCCGACCTGTTGTTCGGATATGACAGCGACCCCGTAATGAGAAACGTTATAGGCGTTGCCATGAAACACCCCGACCTCGCAGTTCAAGGTGTTATGATGCGCAAATACGGACAGGAAATTATTGCCGCTACCGCAGGTAAAAAAATTCATGGTACCGGTGCCATCCCCGGCGGGATTAATAAAAACCTCAGCATTGCCGAACGCGACCATTTCCTGAATGGAGCAGGCCCAATGAACATTGATAAAATGGTTGACTGGGCGCTTGCTGCAGTTGAACTCTTCAAAGGATATCACAAAGCCAATCAGGCCTTCATTGATAATTTTGCGGTGTTCCCCTCAAGCCACCTGAGCCTTGTTCGCAAAGACGGTGCTATGGACCTGTATCATGGCGTACTTCGTGCCGTTGATAAAGATGGCAAAAAGATATTAAACGATGTTGATTATCAGGAATATTATAAATACATCAACGAAGAAGTTCGTTCATGGAGTTATATGAAATTCCCCTTCCTTACCTCCATTGGTAAAGAAGAAGGCTGGTACACTGTTGGTCCTCTGGCACGTTTGAATACCTGTGATTTTATTCCTACGCCACTCGCTCAGAAAGAATTTGAGATATACAAAGCATATACCGGCGGCAAACCGAATCATATGAGCATGCACATGCACTGGGCACGCCTCATCGAGTTACTGCATTCGGCAGAAATGATTAAAATGCTGCTGAACGATTCTGATCTGCAGAAGGACGACCTCGTAACCAAAGGCACCAAACAAATGGAAGGCGTTGGTTTGATTGAAGCACCGCGCGGTACGCTGTTCCATCATTACAGGATTAACGAAGACGATCAGATTATAATGGCAAACCTCATCGTATCCACTACCAACAACAACGAGCCTATGAACAGGGCTGTGAATGATGTGGCAGTGAAGATGATGACAGGTCAGAAAGAAATAACCGAAGGCATGAAAAATGCAGTGGAAGTCGCCATCAGGGCGTATGACCCGTGTTTAAGCTGCGCAACACATGCATTGGGCAAAATGCCTCTTGATATCAAAATGGTTGACAGCAATAACAACGTGCTTAGCCAGTACGAATCAAAGTAATCAAGTAATTATCAAGATCAGGTCCCTGCCCTACAAGGCGGGGACTTGATTTTTAAGGAAGGCGATACACAATGAAAATTCTGCTATACGGATACGGTAACCCGGGCCGTCAGGACGATGACCTCGGCATTTCAGCCATAGACCTGCTTGACGTTTGGATACATAAGGAAAACCTCACGGATATTACCCTTGAAAGCAATTACCAGCTAAATATTGAAGATGCCGAAATAGTATCGAATCATGATCTTGTAATTTTTATTGATGCTACCATTGAAGAAATCGACCGTTTTATCTGCACCGAAGTAAAACCTGATGATGCAACCGTTGAATTTACAATGCACGCTGTATCACCTGCATATGTGCTCGATTTGAGCAATAAATTATTCAAAAAACAGCCTGAAACTTATCTTATCCACATCAAAGGTTATGAATGGGAACTTGGATTGCCGATGACACCCGCTGCAGAAACAAATCTTTTTGCCGCCGTTGAATTCATCAAAACTAAAGTACTGGAGGCCCGCAGATGAGTGGAAACAATAAAACACTTGTACTTGGTCTGGGGAACGACATTTTAATGGATGACGGCGTAGGACCAAAGTTAATGCGTGTTGTTGCCGAACGCTATCCATACCCTGATTTTGATTATGATACAGCCGCTCTTGGTGGAATGGAACTCATAGAGATGATGCGTGATTACAGCCGAATCATTATCATCGATGCCATCATGACACGAGGGGGAATACCGGGTGCTGTATATCATCTCACGCCTGCCAACTTCAAAGAAACATCCCATATTTCAAATCTCCACGACATTTCCTTTCTTACCGCGCTTAAAATGGCAGAAAGCCTCGATATCTATATTTCAGACAAGATAGACATCATAGCTGTTGAGATTGTTGAAGACCGTGTTTTTGGTGAAGAATTCACACCAGAACTTGCCGCCAATTACGAAGAAACAAAAACGGAAGTGCTGGCCATGATAAAAGAATTGCTGGGTAAATAACACCGCCGGACAAAGGCTTTCCACCAAGAAAGAAGAGTATCTATTTTTACTGTGAAATAATTAACAATATTTTCTTTTCTGAAGGAAAAAGTGTTATTTTTGTGGTTAAGCATTGGAAATGGCAACACATTCAGAGTGCCTTCAAGTGAATTCCAAAAGAAAAAAAGCATTATGGAACGGTTACCCGATAAAACAGTTGAGCGTTTAAGTAAATATCGTAGGGCGCTACTAAATAGTTTGCTGAGTGGTAAAGAACATATTTTTTCGCACGAGATTGCAGCCCTGCTGCATATTACTCCGGTTCAGGTTAGGCGTGACCTGATGCTTATCGGTTATACCGGCACGTTGCGTAAAGGATATGACGTGACCAATCTCATTGAAAAAATCGGGCAGGTTCTGGATACGTTGGAAGGGCAGCGTGTAGCAATATTCGGGCTCGGAAATCTTGGACGTGCGTTGATAAATTATTTTTCAGGAAAGCGGACGAAGCTCACTATTGTTGCAGCTTTCGATACGAATCCCGAAAAAACGAATAAAGAGTATCACGGTGTAATGTGCTATGATTTTGACAGAGTAGATGAAATATTGAAACAGGAGAATGTTTCTATTGGCATTATTACCGTACCTGGCGCCAGTGCGCGAACCGTTGCCGAAAAGATTCTTGCGTCAGGAATAAAGGGTATTCTGAATTTCTCGTCTTACTCGCTGAATTGCCCCGAAGTGTATCTTGAAGAATATGACATGATTACTTCGCTTGAAAAGGTAGCATACTTCGCAAA
This genomic window contains:
- a CDS encoding Ni/Fe hydrogenase subunit alpha, whose protein sequence is MSKITIEPVTRVEGHGKVTIHMDDKLNVTQTRLHIVEFRGFERFVQGRPYWEAPVLVQRLCGICPVSHHLAAAKALDVIVGAGTGDGLTPTGEKMRRLMHYGQMFQSHALHFFHLASPDLLFGYDSDPVMRNVIGVAMKHPDLAVQGVMMRKYGQEIIAATAGKKIHGTGAIPGGINKNLSIAERDHFLNGAGPMNIDKMVDWALAAVELFKGYHKANQAFIDNFAVFPSSHLSLVRKDGAMDLYHGVLRAVDKDGKKILNDVDYQEYYKYINEEVRSWSYMKFPFLTSIGKEEGWYTVGPLARLNTCDFIPTPLAQKEFEIYKAYTGGKPNHMSMHMHWARLIELLHSAEMIKMLLNDSDLQKDDLVTKGTKQMEGVGLIEAPRGTLFHHYRINEDDQIIMANLIVSTTNNNEPMNRAVNDVAVKMMTGQKEITEGMKNAVEVAIRAYDPCLSCATHALGKMPLDIKMVDSNNNVLSQYESK
- a CDS encoding hydrogenase maturation protease — encoded protein: MKILLYGYGNPGRQDDDLGISAIDLLDVWIHKENLTDITLESNYQLNIEDAEIVSNHDLVIFIDATIEEIDRFICTEVKPDDATVEFTMHAVSPAYVLDLSNKLFKKQPETYLIHIKGYEWELGLPMTPAAETNLFAAVEFIKTKVLEARR
- a CDS encoding hydrogenase maturation protease; this translates as MSGNNKTLVLGLGNDILMDDGVGPKLMRVVAERYPYPDFDYDTAALGGMELIEMMRDYSRIIIIDAIMTRGGIPGAVYHLTPANFKETSHISNLHDISFLTALKMAESLDIYISDKIDIIAVEIVEDRVFGEEFTPELAANYEETKTEVLAMIKELLGK
- a CDS encoding redox-sensing transcriptional repressor Rex; this translates as MERLPDKTVERLSKYRRALLNSLLSGKEHIFSHEIAALLHITPVQVRRDLMLIGYTGTLRKGYDVTNLIEKIGQVLDTLEGQRVAIFGLGNLGRALINYFSGKRTKLTIVAAFDTNPEKTNKEYHGVMCYDFDRVDEILKQENVSIGIITVPGASARTVAEKILASGIKGILNFSSYSLNCPEVYLEEYDMITSLEKVAYFAKRD